AAAGCACATGCTTTTTCAAAAAAATAAATCAGTGCGCCCAGGGAAAAAGCGTCCAACTGTTCCATTTCAAGAATGAGATTCGGAACAGATCCGTCCGTATGCGCCAACATCGTCCCTTGATATGCTTTTTCATTGATGGCATCAAGATGATCGCCGGAAAGAAAATCAAGGCCGTCTTCGTCGCCTTTCGATTGGGGAATTTCTATTTTATTGCGACTTTTTCCGATGTATAAAACGGTCTCAAATAAATGACGACGCCCTTCCTGAATGTATTGTCCCATCGAATGAAGATCGGTCGTAAAGGTTGCCGATGCAGGGAAAACCCCTTTGCCATCTTTCCCTTCACTTTCTCCGAATAGTTGTTTCCACCACTCACAAAAATTTGTAAGTTTCGGCTCGTATGTGGACAACAATTCAATTTGTTTTCCTTTTTGGTACATGAGATAGCGAAAAGCTGCATATTGATAAGCCTGATTATGCATTAAATGCTCTTCGTTGTATTCACGGCACGCTGCCCGCGCACCTGCGAGCAAATCCTGAATCGATATACCGCCCACAGCAATCGGAAGTAAACCTACCGGTGTAAGGACAGAGTATCGTCCCCCCACATCGTCCGGGACGACAAACGTTTCATAACCTTCCCCGTCTGCCATCGTTTTTAACGCGCCTTTTTCCCGATCGGTCGTGGCAATGATTCGTTTTTTTGCTTCTTCTTTTCCATATGTTTTTTCCAACCACGTTTTTATAATGCGGAACGCAATCGCAGGTTCTGTTGTCGTTCCTGACTTAGAAATGACGTTTACATAGACACTTTTCCCATCAAGCGCTTCAAGAAGTTCTGCTGTATAATCGGAAGCGAAATGCTCCCCGAGAAAAAAAACATCAGGACTGTTTTTCTTTTTTGGATGCAAAAAAGAATGAAAGGAGTGGTTCAATCCTGATATGACAGCTTTTGATCCCAATGATGAACCTCCGATGCCGATGACAATAAACACATCTGCATATTCACGAATCCGCACGGCCGTTTTTTCGATATGGGCGAGTTCCTCGTGATTGCCTTTTTCAGGCAAATCTAACCAGCCGAGAAACTCTGCTCCCGCGCCGGTTCCTGTATGTAACAGACGATGGGCTCGGGAAACTGCCGGGCGCAACTGCTCCCATTCATGATCAGCTACAAACGGCGCGACATAATTCAAATTCAGTGACACAGGTGATGGCATAAAAGATCCTCCCTCAAGAACAATAAATTCTATTCCCCTCATACATAATCCAAACATTTCTCCCTCATACTACCTACAGGTACATGTTAGGGAGGTGAAAGAATGAGCGGCTTACAACGCACGGCTCTTATTATAGCAATTATCGGCGCAGTCAACTGGGGGTTGATCGGATTCTTCGGTTTTGACTTAGTTGCAGCGATTTTCGGCGGTCAAAGCGCGGTGTTTGCACGGGTCATCTACGCCATCGTCGGTCTCGCCGGCCTCTATTGTATTTCCCTTCTTTTTATTCCCCAAGAACAAACGCAACAAAGTCCCGAACCACAAAGATGATCGCCATTTAAAAAACCCGGACGCTATACATGTCCGGGTTTGATTTATTTTCTGGCTGGGAGCATTATTTACGGGCGCGTTTGTTAAGATCGGCGTGGATTTCATTGGACTCTTTCAACCAATCTTTGAGTTTGTCTTCCAAGGTATTAAACCCTTGATTTTTGTTTTCCTGTTGCTTTTTCGGCCCGCGTCCCCCGCCGCGTCGGCCTTCGCCGCCTTCCGGCGCGGGTTGAGTGGCTCGAATGGACAGGGAAATCTTGCCGGAGTCAGGTTCTACGGACTTCACTTTCACTTTAACTTCCTCACCAACGGAAAGCACGTCATTAATATCTTTCACGTAGCCATGGGCTACTTCGGAAATATGAACAAGTCCCTGATTTTTATCATCAAGTGCAACGAATGCTCCGAACGGTTTAACACCCGTCACCTTACCTTCAACAATGCTGCCAACTTCGTACTCTGCTACAGACATTCAAACATCCCCTAAACATTTATTAACGCTTAAATCATACCACATGTTCACCTTTCAGGCAAAGAAAAGTTCGAGCTATAGAGAACAAACAACGGAAGAAAGCTTGACAACCTTTCTTCGCCTAAATAATGTGTACGTAACTGATTCATTTAACAATTAAGACAGGAGTGTTCAATAGTATGGCCACGGATCATTGGACATCACGGGTTGGATTTATTTTAGCTGCAGCGGGGTCAGCAATTGGCTTAGGGACCGTTTGGCGCCTTCCCTATGTCGCGGGCACAGAGGGAGGAGGCGCTTTTTTTCTCATTTTTCTCGTGCTTTTATTAACAATGGGAACGGCTTTGTTGCTGGCCGAATTTATCCTCGGGCGGCATACACAGGAAGGGGCAATTAACGCCTATAAACGTGTGGCTCCCAAAGGCCAATGGCAATGGATCGGAATTTTGGGGATGGTTGCTGCCTTCTTGCTTTTATCTTTTTATAGTGTCGTCGGGGGTTGGGTCATCGCTTACCTCGTGCGAAGTTTCAGCGGCCAAGTGACCAACCCCCCGGACGGGGATTACACCGCCCTGTTCGCATCGATCACCGCGAACCCTTGGGAAGTGGGGGCGGCCCATCTTGCCTTTATGATTATGACGATTCTCGTCGTGCAAAAAGGGATTCGCAAAGGAATTGAAAAAGCAAGCGTATATATGATGCCGGCGTTGTTTATTCTCTTCGCTGTGCTCGTCGTTCGCTCCCTCACGCTTGACGGTGCTTGGGAAGGCGTCGTGTTCTTCTTGCAACCTGATTTATCGGCCGTAACCGGTGAAACGCTGCTGACAGCCCTTGGACAAGCGTTCTTTTCCCTCAGCCTCGGTGTTTCTGTAATGGTTACATACAGTTCTTATTTAGGAAAAAATGACAACTTGCCACGGTCCGCATGGTCTGTTGTGTTGCTTACGATTCTCATCGCATTTATGGCGGGGCTCGCGATCTTTCCCGGTGTATTTGCGTTTGATTTGCAACCGGATGAAGGACCTGAGCTTATCTTCACCATTTTACCGGCGGTATTCGGAGAGATGGCTTTCGGAGGTCTCTTCTTTACGCTTTTTATGATATTAATGCTGTTCGCCACGTTGACGTCTGCATTTTCACTCGTGGAAATCATCGTCAAACCTTTGATTCGCGGGAGAGAAGAAAAACGTGTGAAAATGACGTGGATTGTCGGCTTGCTCATTTTCGCGATGGGAATCCCTTCAAATCTATCCTTCGGCGTTTTGTCAGATTGGCACGTGTTTGGGGATATCTTTTTTAATCAAGTCGACTACCTGGTTAGCAACGTTTTACTGCCTATCGGCGCGTTTCTCATCTCGGTATTTGTTTCTTGGAGAATGCGAAAAGAAGATTTGCAGGAAGAAATGCTGCGTGGAAGCAACAGAGGAATTGTGTTTTTTAACACTTGGTTATTGGCAACTCGTTACATCGTGCCGATAGCTATTGTAGTTGTTTTTATCTTTATGATTTAAATGTCCATATGGGCGGTGAACATGCTATAATGGCAAGTGGGAAAAAGTGAACGGAGGTGTCGGAAGACAGTGGGGAAAAGAATCGGTCTTTTTATTTTAACGAACATTCTCATCCTAACGACGGTGGCCATCGTTTGGTCGTTGATTACATCGTTCACGAATATCGATGGATCTTTTCAAACCAGCGACGGCGTTTTGGGAATTAATGTCCTCTCCTTGATGATTTTTAGTTTATTGCTCGGTTTTGGGGGCTCCTTATTTTCCCTGGCCATTTCTCGTTGGGTCGCTAAAAAAATGATGCGTGTAAAAGTGTTGGATCCTGAAGAAAACTTGAACCGGGCGGAACGTGCCATCGTAGAAAACGTACATCGAATGGCAAGAAGCGCGGGGCTTGCTCATATGCCCGAGGTTGGGGTCTATCAATCAAAAGAAGTGAATGCTTTCGCAACCGGTCCTTCAAAAAAACGGTCCCTCGTTGCAGTATCTTCCGGATTATTGCAAGAAATGGACCAAGATGCCGTGGAAGGGGTTATTGCCCACGAAGTCGCTCACGTAGACAACGGGGATATGGTAACGATGACGCTACTGCAAGGGATCGTCAACACATTTGTCGTCTTTTTATCCCGCGTGGCCGCGATTATTTTATCGCGTTTTGTACGCCCGGAGCTCCAATTTATCGTTCAATTGGCTGCCATCATCATTTTGCAAATCCTCTTCTCGATTCTCGGTAGCCTTGTCGTTAACGCGTATTCTCGCCACCGAGAATTTCATGCGGACCGAGGCGGGGCTGATTTTGCAGGCAAAGACAAAATGACGCATGCCCTGCGCTCGCTGCAAAGGTATACCTCCCGTGCACAAATCGATGATCATACGGATGATTCCGCACTACAGACGATGAAAATTAATGGGAAAGGCGGGTTCGTTCAATTATTCTCTTCTCACCCGGATCTACAGGATCGCATTGACCGTTTGCAGCAATCATAAAAACCATTGATGTAAATGGAAGGAGGGGCAGCGATGCAAAACGCTGCTTTTTCTTTGTTGTTTTTTTTGCTACAAGGAATCTTAAAGCAAATATTTTACTTTCTATATTGAAAAAAATTCTCATTGATGATTGACGACAACCACAGCATTGCTTATAATAAATAGTGACTTAATTGATAATGATTTTCATTATTGATATTGAGATGAATAGAACATAAAAAAGGAGTTTATCAACTATGGGTAAACAGCTATTCGGATTACTCACAGGTATATCCATTACTGCCGTACTTACCGCATGTGGCGGAGAAAACAATAATGAAGCAGCGGGCGAAGATGAACATTCATCACAGGAAGAGATCACCGTGGAGCATGACTTAGGAGAAACGAATGTGCCGAAAAATCCGGAAACAGTCGTCTCCTTTGATTTTGGCTTAACAGACTCCATTCGTGAATTAGGAGGAAGTGTCAGCGGCATACCAAAAGCGGGAGCTATTCCGGAGTATTTATCCGAATTAGAAAGTGATGAATACGAAGATGTAGGGGATTTCTTTGAACCCAACTTTGAACTGATTAATGAAATGCAACCGGACGTGATTTTTATTTCCGGCCGGACCGCCGACCATTATGAAGAACTTAGCGAAATTGCCCCTACCATTCACATGGCCGTTGATAACGAAGATTATATGGGATCTTTGGAGGAGAATGTCACCACATTAGGGGAGATCCTTGACGCTGAGGAAGAAGCAGAAAATCAACTGGACGATATTCAAACAAGAATATCCGAGGTTAGTGAAACGGTGAATGAAGCTGACGAAAATGGTTTAATTCTTTCTGTCGATGATGGGTCGGCAAGTGCTTACGGTTCAGGTTCCCGCTTTGGAATTATCCATGATGAACTTGATGTCGCTCCTGCTGATGAAAACATTGATGCAGAAACGCATGGCCAAAATGTGTCTTTTGAGTATATTGCTGATGTAGATCCGGATAATCTGTTCGTATTGGATCGCGGCGCAACCGTCGGAAGCGACGAAGAAGCAAGTTTAAATGCCATCCTTGATAATGAACTCGTAAACGCAACCGCGGCTGCTCAAAATGACAACATGATTCAAATGACCGGTGATTATTGGTATTTAAGTTATGGCGGGATAGAATCCACGCATCAAATGATTAACGAAGTGGAAGACGGTTTTGAAGAATCATAGGTAGAAAGAAAAGACCCCTCCCAATTGTTGCGAGGGGTCTTTTCTTCATTTTATTGGAAAATGGATATTCATGCGGTTTCCAAAGCAGATCGCAGCATGAGGAACTTAGTGATCGTGATCGTGATCGTCATGGTCGTCCATGAAATCACTTTCGTGATCCATGTCGTCTTCATCAAACGCATCGATTTCTTCTTGATCTACATCTCCGACAAATATAGGATGGATAGGCATCGAATGCATGCCCCGGGCCGTCACGTGAGGTTGTACAAGATAAATACCGTTCTCCTCAAATGTATAGTCGGCACTGTAGACCCCGTCATCTTCCGTTTCTTTTTCGATCATATCACTGTCTTCTTTGTTCCCGTCTTCCCAGACTTCGAAAACGACTTCATCCGCATCTGTAACCGCCTCATCTTCTTGCGTCACTCGTGTCTCCAGCAAGTGGTCGCCCGTGTCCATTTCTTCAGGCATTGTCACTTCCACGTCGATCGCTTCCGTGGAGCCCGGGGCTTCTTCTGTTTGCTCTTCGTCTCCTCCGCAAGCAGCAAGGAAAATGAGAAGGCTGCTGCCAAGTACCGTCATTTTTATATTCATACTGGAAAATCTCTTACACAACTTTCGTACCTCCTAGCAAAACGTATTTATAGTAGTTGGTGTCCCGCCCTTTGAATGGGTTAAACGGTTCTTTTGAAAATCCAAAGGTTTTGGACAAAAAAGGATGCCTGTTTTCCACCGAGTTTGATGATTTCTTTCGCATCTTTTTTAAACGTCTCGTTTGTCTTAACCTTGCTATCGGATAAATAAAGCGCATATAAACCTTTCTTTATCATTAGATGAAATTTCTCATCAGGTAACCCTTTCAGTCTTTTTGTCGCTTCACGATCGATGTATTTAAATCGCTCCAGCATATCCTCTGTACTTTTATAGTACGCTACAAAATTCATTTCATTTTCTTGAAGGTCCTCTTCCTGATCAATAAAGTAATCAAGCATAATATGCAATCCTTGAACCCAGGGGAAATAGGCTGCTTTCATACGTTTAGACTCTTCTTTTGTTGTTGGGCCGCTTGCCGCATATGCCGCGAGGCAATACAAAGCGAGTGTTGAAGCAACCGCACAGGAAAACTCATACCAGCGCATGCCCGGGGCCAAATCCTTGTTTTCGTTGTAGTAGCCAAATAATAAATCCTCCCGCCGGTCTTCTTCCACATGTTTATACACTTGGAAATCAATATAGTACTGGGATACTTCTTTCATATCCTCTTTCATGGCGGAAAAACCGGGAAACTGGACAATTGCTTCCCTACAACGAGTGACCATTTTTTTCAGGTAGCCGTCATCTTCAAAGTCCGTTCTGTATTGATAATAATCGCCCATCTGCTCATATGGTTCCAAACTATCCAATAACGCTTGGTGCATGGCACGAAAATCATCGGGGTTATGGGAATCATTTTTATCGCAAAGGGTGTCCAAATAATCACAAATGGATTGATAAGCCACCATAAATTGAATGTAAGCATCCTGGTTATCCCCGGCCAGTAAGCCTAAAATACTCCCGCCTTCACAATGGAATGTTTTATCACTTAAGGTCCAGATCGCCTGCTCACGAATTTCTTTATCTTTTATGTTCTGGCCTTCTCTTTTCCAAGACTCAAGTTGTTGATGGGCTTTCGGCAGCGTTTCTTTTTTCGCCCTTTGCAAAACCCTTAAAGGGTTTGAAGGAATAGATTTAGTCACTATTAACACAACCTTATTTGTATATAACAGTTGATTCAAAACGTATAAAATTTTAAGGGATAAGAAAAATAAATACGTAGACGTATTGCACAAAGAAATGCTCTCTCTTGACTTCTATCAACTCAGATCCAGGCGCCGCCGATTCCACGGCCGCGCCTTTCTCATGCAAGCCTTATGATTTTTTCATAAGTCGTTCATCGGGTATTTCCGCACGCGTATAGCCAGCTGATCAGCTGGCTAAAAAACAGTTGAAGTATACGATAGCATAAAATTTATTGCACGTGATGAATAGGGAAGGGTCCGTTCACACCATCCTTCCATCGATTAAAAGAGCCTATCATGCCTATGCTCCCTTCCATCCTTTATCTGGCATGTCGATGGACAAACGCTTCAATGCGGGCGGTTGCTGTTTGTAGGGCGGTCATGGACGTTGCGTATGAACAACGAACGTGACCTTCGCCGCCCTTTCCGAATACCGATCCCGGCACTACCGCTACTTTCTCCTCTACGAGCAGTTGTTCGGCAAATGTTTCATCATCCATTCCCGTTGCTTCTACCGATGGAAACGCGTAAAAAGACCCTCCGGGAAAACGGCAGGAAAGTCCCGCCTCATTTAACGCGTGCACAATGTAATTACGACGGGCGCGATAACTGTTCGTCATTTTTTCCACAACATCTCTCCCGTTACGCAATGCTTCCAATGCGCCATGTTGCGCCTGTGTAGGCGCACACATGAGCGAATACTGATGAATTTTCAGCATCGCCTGCGTAATATCGGGAGGCGCACAAACGAAACCAAGCCGCCAGCCTGTCATGGCAAATGCTTTGGAAAAACCGGAAATTAACACGGTTCTGTCCCGCATATGCTCAAGTGCCGAGAAAGCCGTATGCGCCGTGTCATAACTAAGTTCCGCGTAAATTTCATCGGAGAAAACGAGCAAATCATGGGCTTCCGCTACCTCCGCAATCGCTTGGAGCTCAATATCGTTCATGACTGCTCCGGTTGGGTTGTTTGGGAAAGAAAGGATGATCGCGCGGCTTCGATCGGTGATCGCCGCTTCCAGACGTTCTTTTGCCAGTTTAAAATCAGTGGAAGCATCAGCTGGAACCGGCACGGGCACCGCCCCTGAAAGGGTCACCAACGGTTCATACGAAACGAAGGCAGGGGTTACCACCAACACTTCATCCCCCGGGTCAACGGTTGCTCGTACGGCAAGATCAATGGCCTCGCTGGCTCCTACCGTAACAATAATTTCCTCTTTCGGGTCATAACCCACGTTAAAACGCTCATGCATATATTCGCTGATAGCTGCACGTAATTCAAACATTCCCGCGTTCGACGTGTAGGAGGTATATCCTTGTTCCAAGGCTGCCATGGAGGCTTCCCGTACATTCCACGGCGTTACAAAATCCGGTTCGCCTACCCCTAAGGATATGCAATCTTCCATATTTGCGGCCAAATCAAAGAAACGTCGAATGCCTGAAGGTTTAATGTTAGAAACCGCCCGTGAAAGCCGATTATTTTTCGTTCCCGGTTGCATTGTGTTTTGACTCATGGTGACACCACCATACGGCGATCTTTTTCATCTTGATTAAAAATAACGCCGTCATGCTTGTATTTTTTTAATCGAAAATGCGTGGTCGTTGATAGTACTGCATCCAATGTAGACAGCTTTCTGGACACGAAACGGGCAACCCCTTCCATCGTTTGCCCTTCAACCATCACGGAAAGATCATACGTCCCCGACATCAAGTATAGGGCGGTGACTTCAGGGAAACGCTGAATACGTGCAGCCACTTCATCAAAACCGACCTCACGCTGAGGGGTAACTTTCACATCGATCATGGCGGCAATGTGATCTTCCGTCGTGACTTTATTCCAATCAATTAATGTTGCATAGCTCAAAATAACCTTTTCATCTTCCAATTTTTTCATACATTTTTTTACATCATCTTCGTTTTCATCCAACATCTTTGCAAGCACATCCGTTCCTATGCGCCCATGATGTTCAAGGATACGGATTAACTCCAGTTCTTTATCTTTTGTCACTGCCATTCCCCCCATTGATGAAAGTGCCTATATAGCATCGTAGTTTAAAGCTGATCATCATGTTCCAAAAACGACGAATATCTACATTTTATCATAGATTTCGATCGTTATTCTGACTATTTTTTGAAAGTGGGAAAGAGATGAAAGGATATATTAGTGATTATCATAAAGAACCGACCGTTGCATTGCTCATCATCGATATGATCAACGACCTGGAGTTTGCACAGGGAAAAAAATTGTATGAACCCATGCGAGCTGCAGCCAACCAAATTGCAACACTAAAAGCGCAGGCGAAGTCGTTTCATGTCCCTGTTATTTACGTCAACGACAATTATGGGTATTGGCAAAGTGACTTTAAGGAACTTGTTAACCATTGCCTTTCCGAAAACGTCCGCGGACAAGAGATTGCACGCATGCTTCCGCCGGCGGATGAAGATTATTTTGTGTTAAAGCCGCAGTTTTCCGGGTTTTTTTATACTCCGCTCGATCTTTTGTTACGCTACCTAAACGTGCGCACGTTGATTTTAACCGGGGCTTCCGGGAATATGTGCGTCCAGTTCACCGCGAACGATGCATATATGCGGGGGTATAAAACGATCGTCCCCCGCGATTGCATTGCTTCGGCTCATAAACATGAAAATGAAGAAGCCATTCAAATGATGGAAAATGTGCTGGGAGTAAACACAGCGCCGGTAGCCGAGCTATCGATGCGGCACGTCATCACCGAGGCACAGGCGTATTATGAGGATACGTGAAAAAAATAAGAGGCAGCAGATCAATGCTACCTCTTTACCAACCATTTAAAAAACTTCTTCCAGATCTCCGCGCTCTTGTTTAAGCCAATCCCGCATCCACGTTTTTGCCTCATCTAAATCATGGAGCTTCGCTTGCCCGCATTGTTCTTCGGTGGCAGCGGGGACATAGTCATATTCCAGTCCCGCTTTTAACGTCTTTTCCAAAATATCGATGATCTCCGGGACTTCGGCCGGACCGTTGACAATCAAGTAGAATCCTGTCTGGCATCCCATCGGGGACAGATCAATGATTTCAAAATGGTCATAAGCTTCTGCATAACCACGGATGTTCAATGCTAACAAGTGTTCAAGTGTATGAATCACCGGCGGCGTCATGTTCGTCACATTCGGCTGGGCAAAACGAAGATCGAATTTATGAACGATTCCGTCACTGCCTACCTTTTGCGTGCCAGCATGACGGACATAAGGTGCTTTCACTTTTGTATGGTCAAGCTCGAAACTTTCAACACGCGCTTCCATAAAAATATCCCTCCGTATTAATCATAGTTCCATCATACATCACAGCCATTTTTTTTGGCAACGTCCATCGGGAGTCTCACTCGTTCGCTTTCCCTTTCACCACTTCCATCGCTTCAACGATATCATCTGTGATTAATCCGTTGGCCCCTTTATGAAGCACCTGTTCCATGCGCCATTTTTCATTCACGGTCCACACATAGACTGGCAAGTTGAGGCGATGCATACGTTTTACAAATCCAAACCTTAACAGATGATAATGCGGACAAACGGCATCAGCCCCTATGTTTTTCAATCTGGATTCAGGATAAAAATCTTGAATATAGGCATGTAGCCGAAAGCGTTGTTGCAATAACCTTCGACCGAGCAATAGACCGGTTTGGATCTCCCGGTCCAGCCGTTTTATTTTTTTCAGCACTGCATCATGAAAAGAAGTAATCAGGACATCTCGCGACATGCCTGTAGCTTCCACGACGTCCACAACTTGCTCTTCCAACCCCTTCGTTTTGATTTCAATATCCAGTTTTAAATTCCCTTTACACAGCAACAGTA
The Salicibibacter kimchii DNA segment above includes these coding regions:
- a CDS encoding glucose-6-phosphate isomerase, coding for MPSPVSLNLNYVAPFVADHEWEQLRPAVSRAHRLLHTGTGAGAEFLGWLDLPEKGNHEELAHIEKTAVRIREYADVFIVIGIGGSSLGSKAVISGLNHSFHSFLHPKKKNSPDVFFLGEHFASDYTAELLEALDGKSVYVNVISKSGTTTEPAIAFRIIKTWLEKTYGKEEAKKRIIATTDREKGALKTMADGEGYETFVVPDDVGGRYSVLTPVGLLPIAVGGISIQDLLAGARAACREYNEEHLMHNQAYQYAAFRYLMYQKGKQIELLSTYEPKLTNFCEWWKQLFGESEGKDGKGVFPASATFTTDLHSMGQYIQEGRRHLFETVLYIGKSRNKIEIPQSKGDEDGLDFLSGDHLDAINEKAYQGTMLAHTDGSVPNLILEMEQLDAFSLGALIYFFEKACALSGYLLGVNPFDQPGVESYKQNMYALLGKPGHENRRAELEERLNEWA
- a CDS encoding DUF378 domain-containing protein, with the translated sequence MSGLQRTALIIAIIGAVNWGLIGFFGFDLVAAIFGGQSAVFARVIYAIVGLAGLYCISLLFIPQEQTQQSPEPQR
- the yugI gene encoding S1 domain-containing post-transcriptional regulator GSP13; amino-acid sequence: MSVAEYEVGSIVEGKVTGVKPFGAFVALDDKNQGLVHISEVAHGYVKDINDVLSVGEEVKVKVKSVEPDSGKISLSIRATQPAPEGGEGRRGGGRGPKKQQENKNQGFNTLEDKLKDWLKESNEIHADLNKRARK
- a CDS encoding sodium-dependent transporter; translated protein: MATDHWTSRVGFILAAAGSAIGLGTVWRLPYVAGTEGGGAFFLIFLVLLLTMGTALLLAEFILGRHTQEGAINAYKRVAPKGQWQWIGILGMVAAFLLLSFYSVVGGWVIAYLVRSFSGQVTNPPDGDYTALFASITANPWEVGAAHLAFMIMTILVVQKGIRKGIEKASVYMMPALFILFAVLVVRSLTLDGAWEGVVFFLQPDLSAVTGETLLTALGQAFFSLSLGVSVMVTYSSYLGKNDNLPRSAWSVVLLTILIAFMAGLAIFPGVFAFDLQPDEGPELIFTILPAVFGEMAFGGLFFTLFMILMLFATLTSAFSLVEIIVKPLIRGREEKRVKMTWIVGLLIFAMGIPSNLSFGVLSDWHVFGDIFFNQVDYLVSNVLLPIGAFLISVFVSWRMRKEDLQEEMLRGSNRGIVFFNTWLLATRYIVPIAIVVVFIFMI
- the htpX gene encoding protease HtpX — protein: MGKRIGLFILTNILILTTVAIVWSLITSFTNIDGSFQTSDGVLGINVLSLMIFSLLLGFGGSLFSLAISRWVAKKMMRVKVLDPEENLNRAERAIVENVHRMARSAGLAHMPEVGVYQSKEVNAFATGPSKKRSLVAVSSGLLQEMDQDAVEGVIAHEVAHVDNGDMVTMTLLQGIVNTFVVFLSRVAAIILSRFVRPELQFIVQLAAIIILQILFSILGSLVVNAYSRHREFHADRGGADFAGKDKMTHALRSLQRYTSRAQIDDHTDDSALQTMKINGKGGFVQLFSSHPDLQDRIDRLQQS
- a CDS encoding siderophore ABC transporter substrate-binding protein, translating into MGKQLFGLLTGISITAVLTACGGENNNEAAGEDEHSSQEEITVEHDLGETNVPKNPETVVSFDFGLTDSIRELGGSVSGIPKAGAIPEYLSELESDEYEDVGDFFEPNFELINEMQPDVIFISGRTADHYEELSEIAPTIHMAVDNEDYMGSLEENVTTLGEILDAEEEAENQLDDIQTRISEVSETVNEADENGLILSVDDGSASAYGSGSRFGIIHDELDVAPADENIDAETHGQNVSFEYIADVDPDNLFVLDRGATVGSDEEASLNAILDNELVNATAAAQNDNMIQMTGDYWYLSYGGIESTHQMINEVEDGFEES
- a CDS encoding FixH family protein, producing the protein MCKRFSSMNIKMTVLGSSLLIFLAACGGDEEQTEEAPGSTEAIDVEVTMPEEMDTGDHLLETRVTQEDEAVTDADEVVFEVWEDGNKEDSDMIEKETEDDGVYSADYTFEENGIYLVQPHVTARGMHSMPIHPIFVGDVDQEEIDAFDEDDMDHESDFMDDHDDHDHDH
- a CDS encoding tetraprenyl-beta-curcumene synthase family protein, with amino-acid sequence MTKSIPSNPLRVLQRAKKETLPKAHQQLESWKREGQNIKDKEIREQAIWTLSDKTFHCEGGSILGLLAGDNQDAYIQFMVAYQSICDYLDTLCDKNDSHNPDDFRAMHQALLDSLEPYEQMGDYYQYRTDFEDDGYLKKMVTRCREAIVQFPGFSAMKEDMKEVSQYYIDFQVYKHVEEDRREDLLFGYYNENKDLAPGMRWYEFSCAVASTLALYCLAAYAASGPTTKEESKRMKAAYFPWVQGLHIMLDYFIDQEEDLQENEMNFVAYYKSTEDMLERFKYIDREATKRLKGLPDEKFHLMIKKGLYALYLSDSKVKTNETFKKDAKEIIKLGGKQASFFVQNLWIFKRTV
- a CDS encoding aminotransferase; translated protein: MSQNTMQPGTKNNRLSRAVSNIKPSGIRRFFDLAANMEDCISLGVGEPDFVTPWNVREASMAALEQGYTSYTSNAGMFELRAAISEYMHERFNVGYDPKEEIIVTVGASEAIDLAVRATVDPGDEVLVVTPAFVSYEPLVTLSGAVPVPVPADASTDFKLAKERLEAAITDRSRAIILSFPNNPTGAVMNDIELQAIAEVAEAHDLLVFSDEIYAELSYDTAHTAFSALEHMRDRTVLISGFSKAFAMTGWRLGFVCAPPDITQAMLKIHQYSLMCAPTQAQHGALEALRNGRDVVEKMTNSYRARRNYIVHALNEAGLSCRFPGGSFYAFPSVEATGMDDETFAEQLLVEEKVAVVPGSVFGKGGEGHVRCSYATSMTALQTATARIEAFVHRHAR
- a CDS encoding Lrp/AsnC family transcriptional regulator: MTKDKELELIRILEHHGRIGTDVLAKMLDENEDDVKKCMKKLEDEKVILSYATLIDWNKVTTEDHIAAMIDVKVTPQREVGFDEVAARIQRFPEVTALYLMSGTYDLSVMVEGQTMEGVARFVSRKLSTLDAVLSTTTHFRLKKYKHDGVIFNQDEKDRRMVVSP
- a CDS encoding cysteine hydrolase family protein is translated as MKGYISDYHKEPTVALLIIDMINDLEFAQGKKLYEPMRAAANQIATLKAQAKSFHVPVIYVNDNYGYWQSDFKELVNHCLSENVRGQEIARMLPPADEDYFVLKPQFSGFFYTPLDLLLRYLNVRTLILTGASGNMCVQFTANDAYMRGYKTIVPRDCIASAHKHENEEAIQMMENVLGVNTAPVAELSMRHVITEAQAYYEDT
- a CDS encoding S-ribosylhomocysteine lyase; translated protein: MEARVESFELDHTKVKAPYVRHAGTQKVGSDGIVHKFDLRFAQPNVTNMTPPVIHTLEHLLALNIRGYAEAYDHFEIIDLSPMGCQTGFYLIVNGPAEVPEIIDILEKTLKAGLEYDYVPAATEEQCGQAKLHDLDEAKTWMRDWLKQERGDLEEVF
- a CDS encoding glycerophosphodiester phosphodiesterase — translated: MHAKGDALVIAHRGVTGVDMVENTVKAFERAVALDADFIETDVRRTADGQLICFHDGKLDGTAVKKRSYKRLQNYARSIGWELPLLEEVLLLCKGNLKLDIEIKTKGLEEQVVDVVEATGMSRDVLITSFHDAVLKKIKRLDREIQTGLLLGRRLLQQRFRLHAYIQDFYPESRLKNIGADAVCPHYHLLRFGFVKRMHRLNLPVYVWTVNEKWRMEQVLHKGANGLITDDIVEAMEVVKGKANE